The sequence below is a genomic window from Zhongshania aliphaticivorans.
GTAAGAGCGCCCATGGCGCTGATAGGCATCGGCCCAAGACCAGTCGAAAACGTATTCGCCGTAACTATGGGTTTTAATATACATCGGCATCACGCCAATAACGCGGCCCTCACGCCGCGCGACCATGTGATGGGGCTGCCAACCTTTTTCAGCCGTCACCGCGCCGCTGGTTTCCAGCGCAGATAGAAACTCATAGCGGGTAAAGGGATACTCAACGCCCGCTATCGCATTCCAGTTCTCTATGCCGAGATCCGCAATGGCGCTAATAAACTCCAAATCCACCATCAATAAGATCTCAAGCGGCCAACATAAAGTGGAGCGCAATACCGGCAAAAATAACCGCGCCTACCCAGTTATTGTTTAAAAAGGCCTTAAAGCAGTCATCGCGCAGACGGTAGCGAATAAGGCGTTGCTGGTAAATAAACAGGCCACTGGCGGCGATAAGACTGGCGTAATATATGAAGCTCATGCCAAAGCGTACGCCAACCATGAGCATGACAATAATCACACAAACCTGGAGCATGGCAGTGATCGTAATATCGTCATCACCAAACAGTATTGCGGTGGATTTAACGCCAATTTTTAGATCATCCTCGCGGTCTACCATCGCGTAAAAGGTGTCGTAGCACACCGTCCAGATCAGCACCCCAATGTAAATCAACCACAGCGCAGGCGGCAGCGAAGCGGTCTGCGCAGCAAAGGCCATAGGAATACCCCAGGCAAAAGCAGCGCCCAAAGCCAACTGGGGTAAATGGGTATAACGCTTCATAAAGGGGTAGGTGGCCGCTAATAGCACCGCGCCAAAAGACAACAACACCGTCAATTGATTAGTAAACAACACCAGCACAAAAGCCAACAGACACAAGCTGGCAAAAAGGATCAACGCTTCTTTTTCACTGACTAGGCCTTGGGCAAATGGCCGCAGTTTGGTACGGCTGACATGGGCATCTATTTTTCGGTCTGCGTAATCATTAATGACACAGCCCGCCGAGCGCATAAGAAAAGTACCCGAAATAAAAATAAGCAGTAAATGCCAATCTGGCACGCCTTCCGCCGCCAACCACAAGGCCCACAATGTTGGCCAAAGCACCAGATAGGTGCCTATTGGCCGATCCACCCTCATCAAGGCGAGGTAGTGGGGATATTGTTTTTTAAGCTGGGCAATTAACTGCTGCATAATTCACTCGCTCGCACTTTGAATTGAGTATACCAGTACTCATTACCCCAATTTTAGCGACTACCAAGGGCAAAACGCTGGCAGAAAAATCTCGCTGACCATAATAGGGTGTTGGCTCAGTAAAAACCGTGACCGCCGTCCCCACAGCAATTTCTCTGAATCAGGGCTTATACCTAGCGACAAATCCGCTACCGGCAACTGACAAATCTCGTAAGGGTCGCGGGACATCATGGGGTCGGTAAACAATAAATGGCCCAGTGGCCGATTATCGAGATGGCGCAAGCGCGCCAAACGCCCAACGAGGGAGGTCGCAGGCATAACACTGCGGGCGAACACCCACGGCTCATTACGGCAACAGAGCAACACTTCGCGAACCAAGCCCCATTCCCGATCGCCCATATTCAATAGACGACGCTCAGATAGGCGGGGCAACTGCCAGCGCTGCGACAAAACCTCAACGTGGAAATGCCCCTCCGAAACGCGGCGCAAATGGGCAGTTAAAGAGCCGGTATCCAGCAGCCAGCGAGCATCTTTCGCCGGTAAATGAGAGACGGCACGTCGCTTACAGCTCAGCCAGGATGGCTCAGCGGTCTGGATTCGACTTGCTTGAAAAGCGTACAATAGCGGCCTTCCAGAATGATGGATAAGAAAATAGTTGGCTTCGGCCGCAGTAAATGCAGCACTAATTAACTGTATGTGGCGGCAGAATGCGTGATTCATCTGCGACTTGCAAGTTCCAATATCGGCCGAATGGACCATGATATCTAGGGGCTTTTTAATTTAAGCTTGACCAATAGAAGCACTGTATTTAGGGGATGTAAGCAAATGAGTAAATGGGAATGTATTGTCTGCGGTTGGGTCTACGACGAAGCCGTGGGTGACCCGGATTCCGGAATCGCCGCAGGCACACGCTGGGAGGACATTCCCGACGACTGGCTATGCCCGGACTGCGGCGTGGGTAAAGAAGACTTTGAAATGATTGAAAAGTCGGAAGAAAGCGATCTACCCCATCATGAAGAACCCGCCTCTGCCAGCGCCGAAGCAGCTATTGTGGTTATTGGCACCGGTTTGGCTGGCTACGGCCTGGTTCGCGAGATTCGCAAATACGATAAAGACAGCCCCATCATCATGATTAGCGCCGACGACGGCCGCGCCTATTCTAAGCCAATGCTATCGACCGGCTTCACCAAAAATATGGACGCCGACGCCCTCGCCCAGAAAGATGCTGGCGGCATGGGTGAAGACCTTAATGCCAGCGTGTGGACGCTGACCAAGGTCACCGCCATCAACACCGCCAGCCAAACCATTACCATTGGTGACCAAGCTACCCAAGTACATTACAAAAAGCTGGTCTTGGCACTGGGCGCCGATGTTATCCGGCCGCCCATCAAAGGCGATGCCTTAGAATACGTCTACTCGGTTAATGATTTGCTGGACTATCACGACTTCCGCACCGCGGTAGCAAAAAACAACGTGAAGAAAGTCTGCATTATTGGCGGCGGCCTTATCGGCTGCGAATTTACCAACGACTTGCTTAATGGCGGCATTGAAACGGAAACCGTTGACCCACTCGGTTACTGTATTCCTACCCTACTACCCGAAGCCGCCGGAAAAGCCGTGCAAGCAGGCCTCGAAGCCAAGGGCGCAAAATTCCATTTTGGGCCGCTGGTAACTGAAGTAAATAAAGTCGGTAATGCACTGGCAGTGAGCCTCAACAATGGCGAAACCATTAGCTGTGACTTGGTCTTGTCCGCCGTTGGCGTGCGTCCGCAAATCAAGCTCGCCCAAGACGCTGGCATTACGGTAAACCGAGGTATCGCAACCAACCGCCTACTCGAAACCAGTGCGCCCAATGTCTACGCCATGGGTGACTGCGCAGAAGTCGCTGGCCACGTTCTGGTTTATGTTGCCCCACTCATGGCCCAGGCCCGCGCCTTGGCAAAAACCCTCACCGGCGATGCTACCGAGGTCAGCTACCCGGCCATGCCGGTCACCATTAAAACACCGGCTTGCCCCGTCACGGTTAGCCCTGCGCCTCGAGATGCAAAAGGCAGCTGGGAAATCGAACAAGATGGCGTCAATGTAGTAGCGCGCTTTGTCGGCACGAATGGCGAATTACTTGGCTTCGCCTTAACCGGCGAAGGCACTAAGCAGAAAATGGCCCTGCAAAAGCAGTTGCCGGCGATTATGCCCTAGCGAAATGCCTTGTTGGTATGAATGCCATGGCTTAAAACGCCTTGGCATTTTTGATTGAAGCGGCTGCCACTAAGGCAGCCGTTTTTTTTATTTCCATACTGTGCTGTTAGAACCAGGCGGAAATAACGCCCTTAATCTGATCGATACGAAACCGAATTCACACCGTAAGCGCTAAACTCACTATTCATTGCATAAAATACTTCTGGGAGTAATTGAATTAGGAACTGATCCAATTCCACAACTGCCCTTTTGTTGCTATCGGCGAGTGACACTATTTCATCGTTAACCCGCTCATATTGGTCATATAAGGCCAATACTCGTGATTGCATACTTTTATAATCTAACTCAATGTCTTCTAATTTATCTTTGGCCCAATCCCGCTCATCAATACACTCTTCAATTTGCTCATTGAGATCATCGGTAGCCCGTTGTTCTTGAAAATTGCATTTTTCTAAACATCGCCGATCCGGTTCATTGCGATAAGTGCCAAAAATAGGGTCTCTCACCCGCCGTTGACATCGATTTCCACAATCAAAATCAACGCCCTCGGCCCGGCAAT
It includes:
- the ubiA gene encoding 4-hydroxybenzoate octaprenyltransferase; this translates as MQQLIAQLKKQYPHYLALMRVDRPIGTYLVLWPTLWALWLAAEGVPDWHLLLIFISGTFLMRSAGCVINDYADRKIDAHVSRTKLRPFAQGLVSEKEALILFASLCLLAFVLVLFTNQLTVLLSFGAVLLAATYPFMKRYTHLPQLALGAAFAWGIPMAFAAQTASLPPALWLIYIGVLIWTVCYDTFYAMVDREDDLKIGVKSTAILFGDDDITITAMLQVCVIIVMLMVGVRFGMSFIYYASLIAASGLFIYQQRLIRYRLRDDCFKAFLNNNWVGAVIFAGIALHFMLAA
- a CDS encoding chorismate--pyruvate lyase family protein, whose amino-acid sequence is MYAFQASRIQTAEPSWLSCKRRAVSHLPAKDARWLLDTGSLTAHLRRVSEGHFHVEVLSQRWQLPRLSERRLLNMGDREWGLVREVLLCCRNEPWVFARSVMPATSLVGRLARLRHLDNRPLGHLLFTDPMMSRDPYEICQLPVADLSLGISPDSEKLLWGRRSRFLLSQHPIMVSEIFLPAFCPW
- a CDS encoding FAD-dependent oxidoreductase; the protein is MSKWECIVCGWVYDEAVGDPDSGIAAGTRWEDIPDDWLCPDCGVGKEDFEMIEKSEESDLPHHEEPASASAEAAIVVIGTGLAGYGLVREIRKYDKDSPIIMISADDGRAYSKPMLSTGFTKNMDADALAQKDAGGMGEDLNASVWTLTKVTAINTASQTITIGDQATQVHYKKLVLALGADVIRPPIKGDALEYVYSVNDLLDYHDFRTAVAKNNVKKVCIIGGGLIGCEFTNDLLNGGIETETVDPLGYCIPTLLPEAAGKAVQAGLEAKGAKFHFGPLVTEVNKVGNALAVSLNNGETISCDLVLSAVGVRPQIKLAQDAGITVNRGIATNRLLETSAPNVYAMGDCAEVAGHVLVYVAPLMAQARALAKTLTGDATEVSYPAMPVTIKTPACPVTVSPAPRDAKGSWEIEQDGVNVVARFVGTNGELLGFALTGEGTKQKMALQKQLPAIMP